A window of Balearica regulorum gibbericeps isolate bBalReg1 chromosome Z, bBalReg1.pri, whole genome shotgun sequence contains these coding sequences:
- the SLC26A1 gene encoding LOW QUALITY PROTEIN: sulfate anion transporter 1 (The sequence of the model RefSeq protein was modified relative to this genomic sequence to represent the inferred CDS: inserted 1 base in 1 codon) has translation MQIEQCLTEDFHSFQRAKTDLXHSCQKAIQEHIHEVNTGTMERPLEATRMENSTSSSFLMERKTHVKINRKEVMLAKLRKRCSCTPKKLKNFVMDFLPVLRWLPKYQCKEYIWGDVMSGLVIGIILVPQAIAYSLLAGLKPIYSLYTSFFANIIYFLMGTSRHVSVGIFSLISLMVGQVVDRELLLAGFDLNDDAPPGLGDSSLQNDSQSNTTAFNLTIAGMNAECGKECYAIGIATALTFVAGVYQVLMGIFRLGFVSMYLSESVLDGFATGASLTILTAQVKYLIGIKIPRSQGHGMLVITWINIFRNITHANLCDVITSAICIVVLVTAKELGDRYKHKLKFPLPTELVVIVVATLVSHYGKLNEVYASSVSGAIPTGFIPPKVPHFNLMLRVAVDALPLAIVSFVFTVSLSEMCAKKYAYTIRANQEMFAVGFCNIIPSFFHSFATSAALAKTLVKTSTGCQTQVSGVISAMVVLLVLLFLAPLFYSLQKCVLACIIIVSLRGALRKFRDVPARYHVNKVDTLVWVITMSASALISTEIGLLVGIVFSMLCIIVRTQRPRTALLGQIQDTSFYEDDLEYENLSSVPKVKIFRFEAPLYYANRNYFLKSLYRLTNLDPNLEAARRKKYEKKEKQHLKKGNHTTANGLGTGENTLQLVPKQIDFQTLVVDCSSISFLDTTGVNTLKEILKDYRDLNISVLLACCNPSVIDSLKRGGYFGKDFGNMQEMLFYSIHNAVQFAKDQKLSADCSV, from the exons GAACACATACATGAAGTAAACACTGGGACAATGGAAAGACCACTTGAGGCTACCAGGATGGAAAACagcacctcttcctcctttctcatgGAAAGAAAGACTCATGTCAAAATTAATAGGAAAGAAGTCATGCTAGCTAAGCTGAGGAAGAGGTGCTCCTGCACCCCAAAGAAGCTGAAGAACTTTGTCATGGACTTCCTTCCTGTTTTACGATGGCTTCCCAAGTACCAGTGCAAAGAGTACATTTGGGGGGATGTTATGTCTGGGTTAGTGATTGGGATCATTTTGGTGCCCCAAGCAATCGCATACTCACTGCTGGCAGGTCTGAAGCCCATTTACAGTCTTTACACATCATTCTTTGCCAACATAATCTATTTCTTAATGGGCACATCCCGTCACGTCTCAGTTGGCATTTTCAGCTTGATAAGCTTAATGGTAGGACAAGTTGTGGACCGAGAACTTCTCTTGGCTGGGTTTGACTTGAATGATGATGCCCCACCAGGCTTGGGTGACAGCTCTCTGCAGAATGACAGTCAGTCCAACACAACTGCCTTCAACCTTACAATTGCGGGGATGAATGCTGAGTGTGGGAAAGAATGCTACGCTATTGGCATTGCTACAGCCTTGACATTTGTGGCTGGAGTGTATCAG GTTCTAATGGGAATCTTTCGTCTGGGTTTCGTATCTATGTACCTATCTGAGTCTGTACTAGATGGCTTTGCAACTGGTGCTTCCCTAACCATTTTAACAGCTCAAGTGAAGTATCTGATTGGAATAAAAATCCCACGTAGCCAAGGGCATGGGATGCTGGTTATTACCTGGATTAACATTTTCCGGAACATTACTCATGCTAACCTTTGTGATGTCATCACAAGTGCCATCTGTATCGTGGTGCTGGTCACTGCTAAGGAACTGGGAGATCGGTATAAGCATAAGCTGAAATTTCCTCTTCCCACGGAGCTGGTAGTTATTGTAGTGGCAACACTGGTGTCCCACTATGGTAAGTTAAATGAAGTGTATGCATCCAGTGTTTCTGGAGCTATTCCAACAGGATTTATTCCCCCCAAGGTACCACATTTCAACTTAATGCTCCGAGTAGCTGTAGATGCTTTGCCTCTTGCCATAGTCAGCTTTGTCTTCACTGTATCCCTTTCTGAAATGTGTGCAAAGAAATATGCTTACACCATCCGAGCCAATCAGGAAATGTTTGCTGTGGGGTTCTGCAACatcattccttctttcttccactcTTTTGCTACCAGTGCAGCTCTGGCAAAAACACTCGTCAAAACATCTACAGGTTGCCAGACTCAGGTCTCTGGAGTAATTAGTGCAATGGTGGTTTTGCTGGTGCTGCTCTTCCTGGCACCTCTCTTTTACTCCTTGCAGAAGTGTGTCCTGGCTTGTATCATCATTGTCAGCCTCCGGGGAGCCCTGAGGAAGTTTCGAGATGTGCCAGCACGGTACCATGTAAATAAGGTGGACACACTTGTTTGGGTTATTACCATGTCTGCCTCTGCCTTGATCAGCACAGAAATAGGGCTGTTGGTTGGTATTGTTTTCTCCATGTTATGCATCATTGTTCGGACACAGAGGCCACGCACAGCCCTGCTCGGTCAGATCCAAGACACCAGCTTTTATGAGGATGACTTAGAATatgaaaatctctcttctgttCCAAAGGTCAAAATATTCCGTTTTGAGGCCCCACTTTACTATGCAAATAGAAACTACTTCCTAAAGTCTCTGTACAGATTGACTAACTTAGATCCTAATCTAGAAGCTGCTCgaaggaaaaaatatgagaagaaggaaaagcagcatctgaaaaaaGGGAATCACACAACTGCTAATGGACTGGGCACTGGAGAAAACACTCTGCAATTAGTTCCTAAGCAAATTGATTTCCAAACCCTTGTTGTAGATTGCTCTTCCATCTCATTTTTGGACACCACTGGAGTTAACACTCTAAAGGAAATCCTGAAAGACTACAGGGacttaaacatttctgttctcctGGCTTGCTGCAATCCCTCAGTGATAGACTCTCTGAAAAGAGGAGGTTACTTcgggaaagattttggaaatatGCAGGAAATGTTGTTCTACAGTATACATAATGCTGTGCAGTTTGCAAAAGACCAAAAGCTTTCAGCAGATTGCTCAGTTTAA